A window from Actinomycetospora corticicola encodes these proteins:
- a CDS encoding recombinase family protein: MSALLTALRVVLYLRISSDRDGDALGVERQREDCLNRAEREGWTVVGEYVDNDKGASTKSTKKRPEYDRMIGDARAGKFDVILGYSASRLTRRPKEYETLIELSERHKVRIRTVASGDADFSTADGRAVARTIAAWDAAEAERIGERVSRKVRENVKAGKFLGGRRPFGFESDGVTIRESEAEEIRNATATVLRGGSLRSIALDLNTRGVKTSAGKDWSPLAVRDLLRRPRNSGMVKYAPTEWDEDDNGNKVRKVNRSHAAVGKASWDAIVTEDERLAVVAILEDPKRKTSPGNQPSYLGSSIYLCGVCGSKVRTSASGGRATRYVCNGGKGTGPNHLSRNADKTDALVNAEMVEWLTAFIGVNKLMASKPGASVTPEWSRLTTELTAVQARATELQEDYADGYMSRAEFRSAVDRNRDREAQIREEMDRLTAPSNRLPMFDNVKTPGEVPEKWEALSIEEKRKVVGSALQVSILPTEKRGPVFDPESVQVTPKLNPLTLVGEPNVPEHDHTDK; this comes from the coding sequence ATGTCCGCTCTTCTCACCGCCCTCCGCGTTGTCCTCTACCTGCGGATCAGCTCCGACCGGGACGGCGATGCCCTAGGGGTGGAGCGACAGCGGGAGGACTGCCTGAACCGCGCTGAGCGTGAGGGTTGGACCGTAGTCGGTGAGTATGTGGACAACGACAAGGGTGCCTCTACGAAGAGCACGAAAAAGCGTCCCGAGTATGACCGGATGATCGGCGACGCAAGAGCCGGGAAGTTTGACGTCATCCTGGGTTATTCGGCTTCTCGTCTCACCCGTCGGCCGAAAGAGTACGAAACTCTGATTGAGCTTTCGGAGCGTCACAAGGTGCGGATTCGTACCGTTGCAAGCGGTGACGCTGACTTCTCAACGGCGGACGGCCGGGCCGTTGCCCGCACGATTGCGGCGTGGGACGCGGCGGAAGCTGAGCGGATCGGTGAGCGCGTAAGCCGTAAAGTCCGGGAGAATGTCAAAGCTGGGAAGTTTCTCGGTGGTCGTCGCCCGTTCGGTTTCGAGAGTGACGGCGTGACCATCCGGGAGTCTGAGGCGGAGGAGATCAGGAACGCTACCGCTACCGTTCTCCGTGGCGGCTCTCTTCGATCTATCGCCCTGGACCTGAACACCCGTGGCGTGAAGACCTCCGCCGGAAAGGACTGGAGTCCTCTCGCAGTTCGTGACCTTCTCCGTCGCCCCAGGAACTCCGGAATGGTGAAGTATGCGCCCACCGAGTGGGACGAGGATGACAACGGCAACAAGGTCCGCAAGGTGAACCGTTCTCACGCAGCGGTTGGTAAGGCTTCCTGGGATGCCATCGTGACGGAGGATGAGCGCCTGGCTGTGGTCGCCATTCTGGAGGACCCTAAGCGCAAGACCTCCCCCGGCAATCAGCCCTCTTACCTGGGCTCCAGCATCTACCTTTGTGGAGTCTGCGGAAGCAAGGTCCGAACCTCCGCTAGTGGTGGTCGCGCTACCCGCTACGTGTGCAACGGCGGAAAGGGCACCGGACCTAATCACCTCTCTCGCAATGCCGACAAGACGGACGCTCTTGTGAATGCAGAGATGGTGGAGTGGCTTACCGCGTTCATCGGCGTCAATAAGCTCATGGCTTCCAAGCCGGGGGCTTCCGTCACCCCGGAATGGTCCAGGCTCACCACGGAGCTAACGGCCGTCCAGGCACGCGCTACGGAACTTCAGGAGGACTACGCGGACGGGTACATGAGCCGTGCGGAGTTCCGTTCTGCCGTGGACCGCAACCGCGACCGTGAGGCACAGATCAGGGAGGAAATGGACCGGCTTACCGCTCCGTCCAACCGTCTCCCGATGTTTGACAACGTGAAGACTCCGGGGGAAGTCCCGGAGAAGTGGGAAGCCCTCTCCATCGAAGAGAAGCGCAAGGTGGTCGGATCTGCCCTCCAGGTCTCCATCCTGCCCACGGAGAAGCGTGGCCCGGTATTCGATCCGGAAAGCGTCCAGGTGACCCCTAAGCTCAACCCTCTTACTCTCGTCGGTGAGCCCAACGTCCCGGAGCACGATCACACGGACAAATAA
- the rplQ gene encoding 50S ribosomal protein L17 has translation MPQPTKGPRLGGSPAHQKLMLANLATSLFTHGRIHTTRAKAERLRPYAERLITKAKKGDLHNRREISQQIRDKDVVHRLMAEIGPFFADRPGGYTRIIKTLPRKGDNAPMAIIELVNEKLASTEASAATRSAAARSTEVGAPATGAAATAATIAAAESQDSTADGAAAEEAVGTDTDTPVLAEEATTAEAESGSSATTTEVGGGSGATTGSDESTDTAADEVPEPMAENAADAAGLSTDTKDES, from the coding sequence ATGCCCCAGCCCACGAAGGGCCCCCGCCTCGGCGGATCCCCCGCGCACCAGAAGCTGATGCTGGCCAACCTGGCCACGTCCCTCTTCACGCACGGCCGGATCCACACCACCCGGGCCAAGGCCGAGCGCCTGCGCCCGTACGCCGAGCGCCTCATCACGAAGGCGAAGAAGGGCGACCTGCACAACCGTCGCGAGATCTCCCAGCAGATCCGCGACAAGGACGTCGTGCACCGCCTGATGGCCGAGATCGGCCCGTTCTTCGCCGACCGGCCCGGTGGCTACACCCGGATCATCAAGACGCTGCCCCGCAAGGGTGACAACGCGCCGATGGCCATCATCGAGCTGGTCAACGAGAAGCTGGCCTCCACCGAGGCGTCGGCGGCCACCCGGTCGGCGGCGGCCCGGAGCACCGAGGTCGGCGCGCCGGCCACCGGTGCGGCGGCCACCGCCGCGACGATCGCGGCCGCCGAGTCGCAGGACTCCACGGCGGACGGTGCCGCGGCCGAGGAGGCCGTCGGGACCGACACCGACACCCCGGTGCTGGCTGAGGAGGCGACGACCGCCGAGGCGGAGTCCGGTTCCTCCGCGACGACGACCGAGGTCGGCGGCGGTTCCGGGGCGACGACCGGCTCGGACGAGTCCACGGACACCGCGGCCGACGAGGTCCCGGAGCCGATGGCGGAGAACGCCGCGGACGCCGCGGGTCTCTCGACCGACACGAAGGACGAGTCCTGA
- a CDS encoding S8 family serine peptidase yields MTARGLTRVVLGAVLTAGLLAPAVPAVAGPGVGTAIPVAPPPLPAADAGALAALPRAPDALPGLAPLGPCPAGVAPGPLDALSGEPDAVPGASGDGVLVAVVDSGVAAHPRLSGGVVDGGDFVAARSARSDCDGHGTAVAGVVAAAPGPDDGVVGVAPGARVLAVRADTAWYRTDTGGAGDEAVLARAVRAAASVPGVRVLTLAIAACRPAAALIGGAGSAVGALRAAVADAAARDVVVVAAAGNVGPACPANDPAGAAQRVVTVPVPAWFGLDPEEVLTVGALDDGGTPDPSSLAGPWVGIAAPGRVPAALDARSAGLTADLTLPGSAPGPVVGTSFAAARVAGAAALLRARFPTLPAPAVVARLRDTAAPVVGAAPVAVGAGALDVAAALAGTRPAAPAPIPAPPPATVGPLPAVAGGVAVLLAVVLAGLVVRRRRRS; encoded by the coding sequence GTGACCGCGAGGGGCCTCACCCGCGTCGTGCTCGGCGCGGTCCTGACGGCGGGGCTGCTCGCCCCCGCCGTCCCGGCCGTGGCCGGACCCGGCGTCGGGACCGCGATCCCGGTCGCCCCGCCGCCGCTCCCCGCCGCGGACGCCGGGGCCCTCGCGGCGCTCCCGCGGGCGCCCGACGCCCTGCCCGGCCTGGCCCCGCTCGGGCCCTGCCCGGCCGGCGTGGCGCCCGGCCCGCTCGACGCCCTGTCCGGCGAGCCCGACGCCGTGCCGGGCGCGAGCGGGGACGGGGTGCTGGTCGCGGTCGTCGACTCCGGAGTCGCCGCCCACCCGCGGCTCAGCGGCGGGGTCGTGGACGGTGGGGACTTCGTGGCCGCCCGGTCGGCGCGCAGCGACTGCGACGGGCACGGCACCGCGGTCGCGGGGGTCGTGGCCGCCGCCCCCGGCCCGGACGACGGCGTGGTCGGCGTCGCGCCCGGCGCCCGCGTCCTGGCCGTCCGCGCCGACACCGCCTGGTACCGCACCGACACCGGGGGCGCCGGTGACGAGGCCGTCCTGGCCCGGGCCGTGCGCGCGGCCGCGTCGGTCCCGGGGGTGCGGGTGCTGACGCTCGCGATCGCGGCCTGCCGTCCGGCCGCGGCGCTGATCGGCGGCGCCGGGTCCGCGGTCGGCGCGCTGCGGGCGGCGGTGGCCGACGCCGCCGCGCGGGACGTCGTGGTCGTCGCCGCCGCGGGCAACGTCGGGCCCGCCTGCCCGGCCAACGACCCCGCCGGTGCGGCGCAGCGGGTGGTGACGGTGCCGGTCCCGGCGTGGTTCGGTCTCGACCCGGAGGAGGTGCTCACCGTCGGCGCCCTCGACGACGGCGGCACCCCGGACCCGTCGTCGCTGGCCGGGCCGTGGGTCGGGATCGCGGCGCCGGGGCGCGTGCCCGCGGCCCTCGACGCGCGGTCGGCCGGTCTCACCGCCGACCTCACGCTGCCCGGTTCGGCACCGGGACCCGTCGTCGGGACGAGCTTCGCCGCAGCCCGCGTGGCGGGCGCCGCGGCGCTGCTGCGCGCACGCTTCCCCACGCTGCCCGCCCCCGCGGTCGTCGCGCGGCTGCGGGACACGGCCGCGCCGGTGGTCGGGGCCGCACCCGTCGCGGTCGGCGCGGGCGCGCTCGACGTCGCCGCCGCCCTCGCCGGGACCCGACCGGCCGCTCCCGCCCCGATACCGGCGCCGCCCCCGGCGACGGTCGGCCCGCTGCCGGCGGTCGCGGGCGGCGTGGCCGTCCTCCTCGCGGTGGTCCTCGCCGGGCTCGTCGTCCGCCGCCGGAGGCGGTCGTGA
- the truA gene encoding tRNA pseudouridine(38-40) synthase TruA, with amino-acid sequence MRLRIDLAYDGTDFAGWARQPELRTVQGVLEETLAVLAREPVALTVAGRTDAGVHADAQVVHTDVTPGSALLAADGTVPDGMVRRLARMLPPDVRVHRAAPAPAGFDARFSAVRRHYAYRVCTAPSGPEPLRARDTLRWPRPLDVAAMDEAGRSLLGEHDFAAFCRPRAGATTIRELQRLTWHPCRDERDVVEVRLSADAFCHSMVRSVVGALLAVGEGRRPVDWPAGLLTAERRSSEIHVVAAHGLRLVGVDYPDDGSLAARAATTRAVRTLDR; translated from the coding sequence GTGCGGCTGCGGATCGACCTGGCCTACGACGGCACGGACTTCGCCGGGTGGGCCCGGCAGCCGGAGCTGCGCACCGTGCAGGGCGTGCTCGAGGAGACCCTCGCGGTGCTCGCCCGGGAGCCGGTGGCGCTCACGGTCGCCGGGCGGACCGACGCGGGTGTGCACGCCGACGCGCAGGTCGTCCACACCGACGTGACCCCCGGCAGCGCCCTGCTCGCGGCCGACGGGACGGTGCCCGACGGCATGGTCCGTCGGCTGGCCCGCATGCTGCCGCCCGACGTCCGGGTCCACCGCGCCGCGCCCGCGCCCGCCGGGTTCGACGCCCGCTTCTCGGCCGTCCGCCGGCACTACGCCTACCGCGTCTGCACCGCGCCGTCCGGCCCGGAGCCGCTGCGGGCCCGTGACACCCTGCGGTGGCCGCGCCCGCTCGACGTGGCCGCGATGGACGAGGCGGGACGGTCCCTGCTCGGCGAGCACGACTTCGCCGCGTTCTGCCGTCCCCGCGCCGGCGCGACCACCATCCGCGAGCTGCAGCGCCTCACCTGGCACCCGTGCCGCGACGAGCGCGACGTCGTGGAGGTCCGGCTGTCGGCGGACGCCTTCTGCCATTCCATGGTGCGGTCCGTGGTCGGTGCCCTGCTGGCGGTCGGGGAGGGGCGCCGCCCCGTGGACTGGCCGGCCGGCCTGCTCACCGCGGAGCGGCGGTCCTCGGAGATCCACGTCGTCGCGGCCCACGGGCTGCGGCTGGTCGGGGTCGACTATCCCGACGACGGGTCCCTGGCGGCCCGGGCGGCCACCACCCGGGCGGTCCGCACCCTCGACCGCTGA
- the eccE gene encoding type VII secretion protein EccE — protein sequence MSSRPGEPALGPVPLTGVLLAELGLVLALGLLATGAGLPLAGIVLSLALVAGLVRVRGELLGTWAVLALRHRARPREVPGADPDDGLGLSALDAALGPLDVVDALDHDGRAVALLGGMDGAWSAVLAPDPDGLPLVLDPPDDGSGGLPVGALAAALSDRGVVLDALTVVRHVRPGAADGPARAAHREVLGPLSDAAHRSLWLVVRFDPQRCPDAVADRGGGVLGARRALVGALARIGRVLADHGTPVRPLDRADVREAVAVAAGADLDRTAGGVQERWDAVVLGEVGHATWAATSLGPALDLDALVAPDAVSTVALALVAADEPGEVGLDLHVRVTGLGPTDVVAAGRELVAAARAHGVHLEPLHGRQSAGLRATLPGGGPG from the coding sequence GTGAGCAGCCGCCCCGGGGAACCGGCGCTCGGCCCGGTGCCCCTCACCGGCGTGCTGCTCGCGGAGCTCGGCCTCGTCCTCGCCCTGGGGCTCCTCGCGACCGGCGCCGGGCTCCCCCTCGCCGGGATCGTCCTCTCGCTGGCCCTCGTCGCGGGCCTGGTCCGCGTGCGCGGGGAACTGCTCGGCACCTGGGCGGTGCTCGCGCTGCGCCACCGCGCCCGCCCGCGGGAGGTCCCGGGCGCCGATCCCGACGACGGGCTCGGGCTGTCCGCCCTCGACGCGGCCCTCGGTCCGCTCGACGTCGTCGACGCGCTGGACCACGACGGGCGCGCGGTGGCACTGCTGGGCGGGATGGACGGCGCGTGGAGCGCCGTGCTCGCCCCCGACCCCGACGGGCTGCCGCTGGTCCTCGACCCGCCCGACGACGGGTCCGGCGGCCTCCCCGTGGGGGCGTTGGCGGCCGCGTTGTCCGACCGCGGGGTGGTGCTCGACGCGCTCACCGTGGTGCGGCACGTCCGCCCCGGCGCCGCCGACGGACCGGCCCGGGCCGCGCACCGCGAGGTCCTCGGGCCGCTGTCGGACGCCGCGCACCGGAGTCTGTGGCTGGTGGTGCGGTTCGACCCGCAGCGCTGTCCCGACGCGGTGGCCGACCGGGGTGGCGGTGTGCTCGGGGCGCGCCGGGCGCTGGTCGGGGCACTGGCGCGCATCGGCCGTGTCCTCGCCGACCACGGCACGCCCGTCCGTCCCCTCGACCGCGCCGACGTGCGCGAGGCGGTCGCCGTGGCGGCCGGCGCCGATCTCGACCGCACCGCCGGGGGTGTGCAGGAGCGGTGGGACGCCGTGGTCCTCGGGGAGGTCGGCCACGCCACCTGGGCGGCGACCTCGCTCGGCCCCGCGCTCGACCTCGACGCGCTCGTCGCACCCGACGCGGTCTCGACCGTCGCGCTCGCCCTGGTCGCCGCGGACGAGCCGGGCGAGGTGGGCCTCGACCTGCACGTCCGCGTCACCGGGCTCGGCCCGACCGACGTCGTCGCGGCCGGTCGCGAGCTGGTCGCCGCCGCCCGCGCCCACGGCGTGCACCTCGAGCCGTTGCACGGCCGACAGTCCGCCGGTCTGCGCGCGACCCTGCCCGGCGGCGGTCCCGGGTGA
- a CDS encoding helix-turn-helix domain-containing protein gives MALLLRTTEAARRVGVSQRSLNRWTTAGKLHPTFLTPGGHARWDEADLRRQLGMLRE, from the coding sequence ATGGCCCTTCTACTTCGGACCACCGAAGCGGCCCGCCGGGTAGGCGTGAGCCAACGGAGCCTCAACCGATGGACCACGGCCGGGAAGCTCCATCCGACGTTCCTCACACCCGGCGGCCATGCGCGGTGGGATGAGGCGGACCTACGGCGTCAACTTGGGATGCTGCGCGAGTAG
- a CDS encoding AAA family ATPase: protein MTSERFPVLSLAEAFERASRTERWVFHEVISSSITTLYGPSNVGKSYLVASMLLSLMVDGREFLGMQPVDESKDWRPAILCTDPGSPEEYAQRIYAGVPDANALDVPMYRTGMTKTPEEWRDLTSLLIGTGRNFVVLDNLNGSTGDPNDTAAATVVYDGLDLLVSRGIPVVVLHHETEKYATKRGAAPMGTGVPVQKSRAWIQVRQTARRRLRGGNTGLYVQGNGLAQPAEIIAQPLAGPDYRVLSHGPVEPEEQHEEAGDESQAPAGRERGRKALTDAQAAAMAAVVAQEWPEKSGRAVAGELAKRFPGVLTESTAQTHMTGNGKIRRRLQREGDRWSLR from the coding sequence GTGACCAGTGAGAGGTTCCCGGTTCTGTCCCTAGCGGAAGCGTTCGAGCGTGCCAGTCGGACGGAACGATGGGTGTTCCATGAAGTCATCTCCTCCAGCATCACGACTCTCTACGGACCGTCGAATGTAGGGAAGTCCTACCTCGTCGCGTCCATGCTTCTCTCCCTCATGGTGGACGGGAGGGAGTTCCTGGGAATGCAACCGGTGGACGAGTCGAAGGACTGGCGTCCAGCCATCCTCTGCACGGACCCCGGTTCTCCGGAGGAGTACGCACAGAGAATCTATGCGGGAGTTCCTGACGCTAACGCTCTAGACGTACCGATGTACCGAACCGGGATGACTAAGACTCCGGAGGAGTGGCGTGACCTCACCTCACTCCTGATCGGCACCGGCCGGAACTTTGTCGTCCTGGACAACTTGAATGGCAGCACCGGGGACCCGAATGACACGGCTGCCGCCACGGTCGTCTATGACGGCTTAGACCTCCTCGTGAGCCGGGGGATTCCCGTTGTGGTCCTCCACCACGAGACGGAGAAGTACGCAACGAAACGGGGGGCGGCACCCATGGGTACCGGGGTGCCTGTCCAGAAGTCCCGTGCGTGGATTCAGGTTCGGCAGACCGCTAGGCGTCGACTCCGGGGCGGGAATACCGGCCTGTATGTCCAGGGGAACGGACTCGCACAACCGGCGGAGATTATCGCTCAGCCGCTAGCCGGGCCGGACTACCGCGTACTCAGTCACGGGCCGGTGGAGCCGGAGGAGCAGCACGAGGAAGCCGGGGACGAGTCACAGGCTCCAGCCGGACGGGAGAGGGGCAGGAAGGCCCTCACGGACGCACAGGCGGCCGCTATGGCTGCCGTGGTGGCTCAGGAGTGGCCGGAGAAGTCCGGCCGTGCCGTAGCCGGTGAGCTAGCTAAGAGGTTCCCCGGTGTGCTGACGGAGAGCACCGCTCAGACGCACATGACCGGCAACGGGAAGATCAGGCGACGGCTCCAGCGGGAAGGCGACCGGTGGTCGCTCCGGTGA
- the eccD gene encoding type VII secretion integral membrane protein EccD has translation MSTGNGRTSTPVRPGGPPVAGATGGVAAVGVLPAVPEPVAAVTRVSVLAPTTRVDLALPGDVPVGELLPVLVELTDADTAHPRPTARTSAHTPLRSADRAEATGWTLALLGQAPADPRHTIDELGVLDGDQLVLRRRADAAPAPLYDDVVDALAEFRPAGFRPWDAGWAHRCGLIGGVVAGTTLLGALVAAGRGPGTAGGAVTAGAAALVALAGTVLAALAPRLARRAGPAAVLVVVAAGAAAVCGLALVPGPDAAPLTAGLGGAHLLVASALALVASGTVLLAAPRTDRVALAVGTGLATAAALGTATGAVTTVAGAVAGARGAGPVEAAAVAAGAGALALVALSVLPRLAVLLARLPLPEVPLSAADADPGGGSDAAPGDPAALDRRADRAHAVLTGLAGGTVAVLVVAVAVLGLAPAPGWRGTTGAVLGVLLVVLVALRSRSYANAVPAVVLLLGALTGAATIGVGAVAAAAPGAARLGIGLAAAVVGAAVVLLGAIGPRRRAAPGLRRAVDLAEGVAIAAVVPLACAVADLFAVVRLL, from the coding sequence GTGAGCACCGGCAACGGCCGCACGAGCACGCCGGTCCGGCCCGGCGGCCCCCCGGTGGCGGGCGCGACGGGCGGGGTGGCCGCCGTCGGAGTGCTCCCGGCCGTGCCCGAGCCCGTCGCCGCCGTCACCCGGGTGTCGGTGCTCGCCCCCACCACCCGGGTCGACCTGGCGCTGCCGGGTGACGTGCCGGTCGGCGAGCTGCTCCCGGTGCTGGTCGAGCTCACCGACGCCGACACCGCCCACCCGCGCCCCACCGCCCGCACCTCGGCCCACACCCCGCTCCGCAGTGCGGACCGGGCGGAGGCCACGGGCTGGACCCTCGCCCTGCTCGGGCAGGCCCCCGCCGACCCGCGGCACACGATCGACGAGCTCGGGGTCCTCGACGGGGACCAGCTCGTCCTGCGCCGCCGCGCGGACGCCGCCCCGGCCCCGCTCTACGACGATGTCGTCGACGCCCTGGCCGAGTTCCGGCCCGCGGGCTTCCGGCCGTGGGACGCGGGCTGGGCCCACCGCTGCGGCCTGATCGGCGGCGTCGTGGCCGGGACCACGCTGCTCGGGGCCCTGGTCGCCGCCGGCCGCGGGCCGGGCACGGCGGGCGGCGCGGTCACCGCGGGCGCCGCCGCCCTGGTCGCCCTCGCGGGCACCGTGCTCGCCGCGCTCGCCCCACGCCTGGCCCGCCGGGCCGGCCCGGCCGCCGTCCTGGTCGTCGTCGCCGCGGGCGCGGCGGCCGTGTGCGGCCTCGCGCTCGTCCCCGGCCCCGACGCCGCCCCGCTCACCGCCGGCCTCGGAGGCGCGCACCTGCTCGTCGCGTCCGCCCTCGCCCTGGTCGCGTCCGGCACCGTCCTGCTCGCGGCACCGCGGACCGACCGGGTGGCGCTCGCCGTCGGCACCGGGCTCGCGACGGCGGCGGCGCTCGGCACGGCCACCGGAGCGGTCACCACCGTCGCCGGGGCGGTCGCCGGGGCTCGCGGTGCGGGCCCCGTCGAGGCCGCGGCGGTCGCCGCCGGTGCCGGCGCGCTCGCCCTCGTCGCCCTGTCCGTGCTGCCCCGCCTGGCCGTCCTGCTCGCGCGGCTCCCGCTGCCGGAGGTGCCGCTGTCGGCGGCCGACGCCGACCCCGGTGGTGGATCCGACGCCGCGCCGGGCGATCCGGCCGCGCTCGACCGACGGGCGGACCGCGCGCACGCGGTGCTGACCGGGCTCGCCGGGGGCACGGTCGCCGTCCTCGTCGTCGCGGTGGCGGTCCTCGGACTCGCGCCGGCGCCCGGCTGGCGCGGCACCACCGGGGCCGTCCTCGGGGTGCTGCTCGTGGTCCTGGTCGCGCTGCGCTCGCGCAGCTACGCCAACGCCGTCCCGGCGGTGGTCCTGCTGCTCGGGGCGCTCACCGGGGCCGCGACGATCGGCGTCGGAGCGGTCGCCGCCGCGGCACCGGGGGCCGCGCGGCTCGGGATCGGCCTCGCGGCCGCCGTGGTCGGGGCGGCCGTCGTGCTGCTCGGCGCGATCGGCCCCCGACGCCGGGCCGCCCCCGGCCTCCGGCGCGCCGTGGACCTGGCGGAGGGGGTCGCGATCGCGGCCGTCGTCCCGCTCGCCTGTGCGGTCGCCGACCTGTTCGCGGTGGTGCGGCTGCTGTGA